The DNA segment TGATAAAgctaaattcaaaataaatataaggtTAGTTTGGGTGTGAAAGCAAAGATGAAAACAGAATGCAATGTCTTTACTCTGGAGTCCAAACATAATTTCCCAAAACTGCAGGGCACAATtgcaagaaaaagataaaagtgAGGTTACAtcattaattttacaaaaaggCCTTCGAGTGGGCCCAATGTAAAATCCGACAACAGTTTTAAGTGTTTTGTCTGGTCCTCCACACACGAGTCGAAAGTGGAAACGCTTTTTTAGGTTGAAACGAATTCGAAAACGCCATTTTTCACCATCCGGTCTTGCCTGAACTCCTTCCTCACTGAAATTCGCAGCAGAAGAGTTCAAGGTCCCTCCCCAAACCAGCGCCATCATCACCATGTCTGTGCACACGATACAATATACATGTGATGTTCATGTATACTTTATTCCATGTCTGTGCACACTATACAGAGTAAGCATCTCTATGAATGTAAACTTCAGTGTGTATGAGTGAGTCTCTTGCGATCTTTAGTGGATTCTTATCGGGCGTCTAATGTAGTCGACGTTTCAACTGTTCCAAAAAAAGTCCTTAACAAAGCCACGTGGATTCTTTACGACAGCCAAGGCCCAATGGGCTTACATTTTAAATCACATGCAGTGGAATTTTAAAGCTTTAGAGGAGAAGTTGGGCGGGCGATGAGGAGTTCGAATCTCACTCAACAGTCATCTCTAGACACAAGAGAGGGGGTCTCTTCTTCGGCAGCCATGGCGTCAAATTGAAGCTTGAATCTGCTTCTCtgttccaaaaaaaatcaaaagctgtAGCCAAATCGGAGATGCAGTTGGGATTCTACGATGGAAAGGGAGGCTAATCTTCCGGATAAACCTCCGAAGAGTCTCGTCCCACCCTCCCTTAACCAggaatcatcatcttcttcctcctcctcccccGAGCTTCTACGCCATCTTCAAGCCGCTTTCAAACGCCATCGTCCCCTcagtactctctctctctctctctctctcttaggtGTAGAATTTTGATTAAATTGATTTAGGCTTTGAATGGTAACATCCTTCCCGCACCGCACCAACACTAACAAAAATCTTTAcctatactatatatctatacgtttttataactgtcAGAACCGCACCGTTCAATCCGCtgttaccattcggagccttAAGGAATGGAtctcttatttattatttatttatttttcaggtAAAATGCAGAAGTCCACTATAGGGCCTCGGCGAATGGTTGCTTCAAGGAGTAGTTCTTCTACAGCTGAAGGAGAGCAGAGACCTCAAGCTGTTGTTTCCTTGAGTCACACCCTTGCTGCCAATACGTTGACTCAGGATACAAGAACCTTAGCCTCCTCTTCTGAGAATGCGTCCGTTACGACATGTTCATTGCCAGGAGCTACTGATAATATGTTTGGCGAGAATCTCAACCCTTCAGACAGGCTGATGGCTTTGCGAAAACCTGCTACGGTAATTAAAATGAATGCAAATGAAAATGTCAACAGAAAGGTTCAGTCTCTCGTTGGCAGCACCACCCTCACATCTCATGGTAAGGCCCCTTGCCGCTTTCATTTGGTTATCTCTGGTTGTTGAGCTAAGAGTCTTTACTTATTCTGATAGATATGGAATGGGATACAACAAACCAGGCTGAAGCATCAAACGTTGGTGCTTCTACTAGTACTAGATCAAAGCATCAGAATCTCCAATCCGTTGATTCCGAGACCAGTTTGAAATCTGAGTACaaggcttcttcatcttccttggCAAAGATGGGAGAGTTTCGCAGCTTCTTGAACCAACCTGCTTCTCAGTGTTCTGCCATGGGGTCATCATGTGCCACAACTACGTCAATTCGTTCGTCTTCAGCTCCTATGTTTAACGCAACCACCCAAGTCTCTCGTTGTTATGTTGAGGCTGATGCAAATGCTGTTTCAAGTCAAGTGAACTTGCCTTCTTCTCGTCCTTCTTCCACTAAAGATCCCCCTTTGGCTGAGATGCCTATTGATCCAGAAGTAAGAGTCAAAGAGAAGCAGCAACAGTGCACTATAGAGCTTGACGCTCCTGTAGTATCTTCCAGTCATGACGTAACAGCTAAACCCACTCTACCAGATGAGTTGCTCACCAGTGTTAGCTCACAGCCGCAAAAGCCAGATAAGCAAGAAAAGGTCGCAAGTAGCAAAGGGACATCAGCGCTTCGTAAAAGAAACTATGATCCGGACTTGTTCTTTAAAGTCAACGGGAAACTCTATCAGAGGCTTGGCAAGATAGGAAGTGGAGGAAGCAGCGAGGTCCACAAGGTTATTTCATCAGACTGTACCATATACGCTCTCAAGAAAATCAAGCTCAAGGGCCGTGACTATGCTACAGCATATGGATTTTGCCAGGAGATTGGGTATCTAAAGAAGCTGAAAGGGAAAACCAACATCATTCAGCTTATAGACTACGAGGTACAACATCTTTTAGTTACTTAGTTGCATGATTGATGATTGTAATCAAAATTTATCTTTTGCCATTAGGTTACAGATAAGTGTTTACTCCAGGAGGTTCTGAATGGGACAATGAGTAACAAAGATGCAAGAGTTAAGGACGATGGGTTTATATACATGGTGCTAGAATATGGAGAAATCGATCTGGCTCACATGTTATCTCAAAAATGGAAGGAAATCGAAGGTTCTGACCGGACAATTGATGAAAATTGGCTTCGGTTCTACTGGCAGGTTCTTACACAACCCCATCAACTTGTTTTGTCATCTTGTTACAATTACAAGAAGCACTGATTATAATATTACTTGAAAACCATTGCAGCAAATACTTCAAGCTGTGAACACCATACATGAAGAACGCATTGTGCACTCTGATCTGAAACCGGCAAACTTCCTTCTTGTCAGAGGCTTCTTAAAGCTTATCGACTTTGGTATCGCTAAGGCCATTAACTGCGACACTACAAATATCCAACGAGATTCGCAGGTAAGAACCTCCTCCCATGTTTGTACTAGTttcatcatcatcctcctcctctttAAATACAAATGGGATGTGTACTGTGACAACAGGTGGGGACGTTGAGTTACATGTCACCAGAAGCATTCATGTGCAACGAGAGCGATGAAAACGGAAACACCATAAAATGCGGAAGGCCATCAGATATATGGTCGCTTGGTTGCATACTATACCAAATGGTGTACGGAAGAACACCTTTTGCAGATTACAAAACCTTCTGGGCGAAGTTCAAAGTCATAACCGATCCAAACCATGAGATCACTTACAATCAGCTCTCTAACCCGTGGCTCGTCGACCTGATGAAGAACTGTCTAGCTTGGGACCGTAACCAGAGATGGAGAATCCCTGAGCTTCTCCAACATCCTTTCCTTGCCCCTCCCATCCCACCCGAGCCTCGAGTCAGCAGCAGCAGCATTCAACTTATTAGTCACATAGCTGCATCTTTTGGTAGTGATGACGGGGTTTCAGAGCTTTGTGCTCAACTCCAGGACCGGTTACGTGTTCTCGAAGGAGAATGAGAAGTAAGCAGTAGTTAAATCTGATTCTTACGGTTCTTTTTGGATCATGTAAATTGGTATGTTAATTTGTTAGCTTTGGTAAGAAGATAGATGGCTGATTATTAGTGTCATGGTTTCTTGTAATGGAATGTTTCATTGTGGTTGCTTTTCTCGTTTGAGGATGACAAATCAAACCAAGAGAGTAGAGAAGCTTGTGAGAGAGTATTACAGAACAAGAACAAGTTCTAAGATCATGTTTACTTGGAAGTTCTGTTCTTCCTACGCAATGAGGATTACAAAAAAGACCATAAACCTGAGAAAATCATGTTTGCTTATTTGATCAACAGAGTCTTAAGACTTGGTGCCACACTCAGGTTCTACTTGCGAGGAGCTTTCTTCTTTCCTGCAATGGCAACTCTCTTTCCCTTTTTAGTGCGAGCGTTGGTCTTGGTTCTTTGACCTCTGCAAGGCATCCCATGTCTATGTCTACTTCCTCTGTAGCAGTCTACTTCCACCAGTCTCTGTATCTCAGATCCAACACGCCTCCTCTGCATACCAACAACAAATCCGGATTAAACAAGATGAAAAATACACAAAAGCTTTATAATAGTTACAAGCATGATTCTGAGAAAATGATGCTTACCAACTCATCACCATGTTGGTGCATGCCAACTTCTTCACGGAGGTCAATGAGTTCTTTCCCAGTTAAGTCTCTGGCAAGTTTGTTAGTGATCCCAAGCCCACAGAGAACCTGGTGAGACTTACGGCGTCCTATTCCGTACACTTCTTGAAGACCCGTCTTGAGTGGCTTGTGGTTTGGAACCTCTGCGTTTCCCACACGGATTCCTTGCACACGCAATCCATGAAACTGCATAGAAAGAGACCGTTGAGTTTGATATATGCTTCGGACAAGGTAATGGGTTTGAAAAGCTTTGGTTCAGACACGATCAATGCAAGAAACCTAACGGCTTCAGTTCAACAGATATGTAAGAAGAAACAGGATGTGATCAAATCAACAAAGCTAAAAAAAAGTTAGCAACTTTATGATTCTAACTTAACATATGCAAAGCTTTATACTTTAACATGACCCAGATCAATCGATTCGATCTATTGAAACCCTGATTCAAAATCTCGAAGCAGAGAGTGATGAAACGTCGGAAAGCCGACATCTTTCCGGTAGAGATTTGAGACGACTATTCGAATTCGAAATGAGCAGACGAAGAACTCACCGATAGATTGCGAAGCAGAGACTGGCTGTGGTCGAATAACGTCGCTGCGGATCTGCGTAGACCAAACATTGTAGCAACAGAGTGAGTTTCAGAGATTGACGGTGAAGAAGGGTTTTAAGATTCAGTATGGAACCGCCGTTAACGTTAACGCCGCCGCGTCTCTTCTCTCTTGCTAGTCTTTGAGGCTTAGATTTCGCTTATTGGgccttaaaataaaattaattgggTTTTTTAAGTATATTGAGAGAGGCCTCGAGTCCAACATGTTATGTAACTTTAATGCTATGAGATATTACTTAAGTTGGGTTTAGCTGGGGCCGAATACTAGTATAACCCAGTCTTGCTTTTTGTATGAAcgtgaatttttgtatataaaaactCCTAATGCAAACGTTACCGAAGGCTTAGTTTAGTAGACTAAAGAGCCCAAGAAGGCCTAGTAAACATTTCCCAGACATGTTGAGAAAGGAACTTATTGTATCGCCAAGTCAAATACACTCATTAGATATTTAGATTtgtgattatataatatacgaAACCACTAAGTTTTTTACTAatcatacttttaaaaaattcgaAAATGTTAATCACTTCAACACATCAacaaactctataaattaatgcTCGATAAATTACTAAacacaataaataattttaaaaattgatttcaaACTCGACtggtttaaaatataacataaattgaaaaaataataagatattttttttaaaagaaaatcttatgtaaatatatgattctattcaatgttcaagaaatcatTAGACAGTATCTAGGCGCTTGTAGAGGACTAGCGACAAGGCAGATTATTCAGGAGCTACGCCATGGCTAAGCGTTAatgaattattaaattaattaatttattttttcatttatttaagatattttttaattatatttttttgataaatcatcaaaattaaatatacaaaataaaagaaattagataaatttttggatttatactAATATTATTGCTTAATTTAACAGATTTAGATTAACATACATCGATTAAAGCtgatttaaaatagtttaaactgatttaaatcagattttatgaaaaatgttttggaTATGACCAAATTGCCGTTTAGACCGATATTTAAAACCATGGttccaataaaataataaattaataatatatatttattatataagtacaaacaaAACATTGTAATGTTACTTTCATATTCACAAttaaattattactatttttaacATTCCATTatgttttgataatatttagtaaaattatatctgaacccatattttatttttacagaaCACATTTCATATAcatcaaataataaaatcaaaataatatggaaaaaaaattaattagtgtATACACGGTAAAATcaactgttttattttttaaaaatattttaaaatttaaaatctaaaaataaaattgtaccAATTAagaattctataaattaatataatgttaTAGTCTCAATAATATTATGTTATAGAACTTTTACTCTGTATATATAATTGATTTCTGGTTTATAAGAGATGCAAGTGTTATTAAATGATGAGAGAACGTACGGATTATAGTATAGTAGACTTAGTAGTTAGTtccctacaaaatattcttCCTTTTTATGGATTTAATAACATGTAACGTGCTAGATCTTAAACTACGCCAGCTTTGAAGATTATTAGAATGATATCCTAAAAGTGCATTGAGATATGACTTTTTAAGAaggaaaaatatcttttaagGTTTAGTTTGTAGTGAACTTGATTCAAAAGATACACAGGGTAACAACGAGATCACTAGCTCGAATATATTGTTGGGTTCATTTGAAATTATGTAACTTGTTTAGAAAAGATAAAGTTATATAGAGATAAAGTACTCAACTTAATTGATAGTTTATAGGATTATAGAGGAAGCAAAATCTAATGAAAATTGAGCTAGCTACCAcattttcaaagtttttttgCTTGGCCTTTCACTTCAATGTTGGGTCTCTAAATCAGAAACGAATATTATGACCTGTAAAAGTTATTTCTGTCCAGATTtcataaataaaagttatagaTATCTAATTTAGCTCTAGTGAAAATTCAACCTTCAGATATTTACTGATTCTTTGACACcgagttttatttatttctctatTTTCTATCCATATATTAAGGGTGGTCTTACGGATATTATATGCATGCATAATCACATGAAACTTAAAATGTGTTGTCATTTTCACAAAGGAAAATTTGAAAAGGTTGCCAAAAGGATACGAAAATGACTCGTACGCGTTAGGCACGCGACATATTAATGTTTTTGTGGTTGGTCTCTCTTACATCCCCTTCCCACTCTTATCATTTtaagagacattttcaagttcCCGTCAAACAGAAGATATTCGGGTAATAATAACGTAAGaataatttaaaggtaaatatgctttttttttaataaaaatggtGAATAAAAGTCAAAAAAGAAGTTTGGCAGAGACTTCAAAGTTTTGTGATCAGAATCAACTCTTGGGTCAGACGTACATAGTAGATGTTTACATCTCACATTAAGACAAATTACAACTTCCAaatgttagcaaaaaaaaaaaaagacaaattacAACTTGGACAACACTAATAAGACGTAAGCTTTTAATACTAGTGTTTAACCCTATTGATTACTAAGAGGCTCTGTGACCAATTAAACAAAAGATGAGCGTCGTGcccttttttttacaacaatgtCAATACTTCTTCACCTATTACTATTAGTGGCAACTGGCAAAACATATAATGATATAATTGGTTTCAAAGTATACTAAAGTAAAATGTTTTAAGAAATCATACTTATGTAGAGCGTCCGTGAACAGCGCCGAATATTCACTGTACAAAATAGTgtagaaatatttaatttttatgatcAATACACACTACTACAGTAATTTAAATGACTAATTCCATACAATACTATTTGATTGTAGTAAAGTCAAAGCTATTGCCAACAATACTATTTTACTATGATTTTTTCAACTAGTTGGATCAATAAATTCCGCGggtaattatattgtatatccCACTTGGAAACATAAATAACTCCAACGACGGTGGCAATGGAGAATTTTAAATAACACTCTATCTCCCAACGTAGTTGGAGCCATTCCCAATGCTTTTGGAAGCTTACATATCTTTGAATAATCCAAGTAGTTCATGTTTTGCCTGTTGGCTGAGAGCTACTTAAACAATACAAGAGTAATATTAATACTTTACTGTAATATGATATTCAAagttaagcaaaaaaataatactttacTGTAATAAACAATTTAGTCTGAATAATTAGTAATTAGTGGAGTAATGGTTTCGATATAAGATGTCTTAATGACCCTGCTCATCCTTGCATCTGACTCTTAATAGCCATAAGGGACATCGTTGATGAACTTTATCATCTTGTTTTCTTGgtaataaagtaataaaaatatgtCATAAAACGACAAAATCATTGAGCTTAACCAGACCAATCGCACCGGTGGATTGACAGTTTTTTTTGTACCTTGCTTTCTTCCGGTGGATCCACTGTCGTTATTTTTTATATCACAAATGTTCCTCGCTAACGaataatattgtttaaaaaaactgAATAGTACCTAGCattctaatatatttattttagtagttTTAACAAATGAGAAATATTGGTTTTGTTATAATTCAAAATGGAAAATGTTATTTTGGCGAAACCTATCAGTCTGACCGTCCTGGTTCGATTCATGAACTGATGGACATGTTACATAAGCTGTGTAGGTTGAGCAACAAACCATTAGTACTGGGGGTCTGGTAtatgtttttaaacaatttatgtTAACCAAAATAGTTCTTAGAAGAAAACAATAACACTTATTGCATGGAAAATGTGGATTATTGACGTTATGGGTGGGGCGAATAGCTCATAAAAGGAGGTGGTCTCAACAAGACAAGACGTAGATGGTAGAAATGGACACTTGTGCCTAACTAGCAATCTTCGCGACTCATCGAAAATAAGATTCTGGCCTCACTTCAAATCAAAGGACATCTTTGTGGATGACAAAACAATATCAACCAGACAAATCATGATTTTAGTGTAATTTTGTAAAAGGGTCATGAATAAAACTCATGAATTATACCAATAATATCTAAATTGAGTTGGATTTTTCTCTTTTGGATCGAAAAAAGTACACAACAAAAACGAAGAAGCAGCAAGTTAAAAAGGactatatatctaaatatatggATCTGGTATCTATATACGTTTATTAGTTACGTTTACAATACATCTTTAAAATTCATACGACAATCCTTGTTAGCAAAAAATAAGTTTAAGATAATTATCAATGGTTTTGGTAGGTGCAGATGCCATATTATATACAAGACTGTCAGCTTTCAGTACTTAGCACTGAACAATGCTTAAGAAATAATTAGTTGCAGGTAGAACAACTAGCTCTTCAGATTTCAGACGTCATGTTCACAAGGGACCCGAGGTAAATAGAGTCACAtgcatatataattttgaaattagaacTAATTTCAAACTTAGATTATATCACGGATAAAGACAAACTACAAGAGGGGGTTTTATATCCTGATATGGTTGACACTTGACCCTTGTGAGCACGAAACAACGTTCTTTaggaaaacaaaagataaaaaaatttagtcagCGTCTCGCCGTCTCCGCAGTGGTCAGGACGTCCTTTGTTACGGGTCGCGGCTATACGTTTTCTTTTGCCTATaccttctttgttttttctttccttttttattttatttatctttatttagGAAGTTTCCTTCTCTATTAGTTTAACTTTTTTATGGTCTAAAAGTAACTACGTGCCCCATGCATGTCCCTTTGCTGAATTTTCTATAGAACAAGTGAACAACTGGAGGTACGTTCAtaacttctttcttttttgcttAAGAATACGTTCATAACTTAAGTGAGAGATTCATGCATTTAGAATGTAGTGTATGAGATCGACTGATCTACGCTGCGTTTAAAAATACCTAACTAGTAAATGATATGAGTAAAGTAGGGCAATATGTAGTGAGTTAAAGCATGCATGATAATTATTAATGAGGAAAGCTTAAGATACGCTGAATTTTTTCCCCCAAATATGTGAATATATACgctgaattttaaaataactaaccTGTAACTAGCTTTTAACCACAAGCATTATATATActtcaaattaaattttgataccaagaaaatattcaaattcATGACAATATTAATATGAAAATCTTTTATTACGTCCATTCATTATCAGTTATTCTCGTGGTATCAGTGTAAAATGCATATGAACCACGAATCTCGTGGGGCCGAACCGGAACTCTTTTTATCTATTTGTATAGAATACAAGACTGTTGCATATGCGTTCAAACATGTCTTGT comes from the Brassica napus cultivar Da-Ae chromosome A7, Da-Ae, whole genome shotgun sequence genome and includes:
- the LOC106400378 gene encoding small ribosomal subunit protein S13, mitochondrial — its product is MFGLRRSAATLFDHSQSLLRNLSFHGLRVQGIRVGNAEVPNHKPLKTGLQEVYGIGRRKSHQVLCGLGITNKLARDLTGKELIDLREEVGMHQHGDELRRRVGSEIQRLVEVDCYRGSRHRHGMPCRGQRTKTNARTKKGKRVAIAGKKKAPRK
- the LOC106400369 gene encoding serine/threonine-protein kinase MPS1-like, with product MEREANLPDKPPKSLVPPSLNQESSSSSSSSPELLRHLQAAFKRHRPLSKMQKSTIGPRRMVASRSSSSTAEGEQRPQAVVSLSHTLAANTLTQDTRTLASSSENASVTTCSLPGATDNMFGENLNPSDRLMALRKPATVIKMNANENVNRKVQSLVGSTTLTSHDMEWDTTNQAEASNVGASTSTRSKHQNLQSVDSETSLKSEYKASSSSLAKMGEFRSFLNQPASQCSAMGSSCATTTSIRSSSAPMFNATTQVSRCYVEADANAVSSQVNLPSSRPSSTKDPPLAEMPIDPEVRVKEKQQQCTIELDAPVVSSSHDVTAKPTLPDELLTSVSSQPQKPDKQEKVASSKGTSALRKRNYDPDLFFKVNGKLYQRLGKIGSGGSSEVHKVISSDCTIYALKKIKLKGRDYATAYGFCQEIGYLKKLKGKTNIIQLIDYEVTDKCLLQEVLNGTMSNKDARVKDDGFIYMVLEYGEIDLAHMLSQKWKEIEGSDRTIDENWLRFYWQQILQAVNTIHEERIVHSDLKPANFLLVRGFLKLIDFGIAKAINCDTTNIQRDSQVGTLSYMSPEAFMCNESDENGNTIKCGRPSDIWSLGCILYQMVYGRTPFADYKTFWAKFKVITDPNHEITYNQLSNPWLVDLMKNCLAWDRNQRWRIPELLQHPFLAPPIPPEPRVSSSSIQLISHIAASFGSDDGVSELCAQLQDRLRVLEGE